The following are encoded in a window of Streptomyces sp. 11x1 genomic DNA:
- a CDS encoding ATP-binding protein, whose protein sequence is MRTRTRDPQTLGGAGTLDRMARILAARNIDPAAVAALVDEPESFSPLDALLAAMPPRYQGAVADHPQVLDWVRDVAHQAVAPSLGARRQVTTGPSLLMAGVVGAGKTHQAYGAVRRLVQTGVGVRWRATTAADLYADLRPRPGVDSERELADVSRCPLLIIDDLGAAKASEWVEEVTYRLINRRYNHMLPTLITTNLAIKDLRAHLGDRVTSRLAQMTTRVEFEPVDRRRHRPAA, encoded by the coding sequence ATGCGCACCCGTACCCGCGACCCGCAGACGCTCGGCGGCGCAGGCACCCTGGACCGGATGGCCCGGATCCTGGCCGCCCGCAACATCGACCCGGCAGCCGTCGCCGCTCTGGTCGACGAGCCCGAGTCCTTCTCCCCGCTGGACGCCCTGCTGGCCGCGATGCCCCCGCGCTACCAGGGCGCGGTCGCCGACCATCCGCAGGTCCTGGACTGGGTCCGGGACGTCGCCCACCAGGCCGTCGCACCCAGCCTGGGAGCCCGGCGGCAGGTCACCACCGGCCCGAGTCTGCTGATGGCCGGGGTGGTCGGCGCGGGCAAGACACACCAGGCGTACGGGGCGGTCCGACGGCTGGTGCAGACCGGGGTGGGCGTGCGGTGGCGCGCGACCACGGCCGCCGACCTGTACGCCGACCTGCGCCCTCGCCCCGGGGTGGACAGCGAGCGGGAGCTGGCGGACGTCAGCCGGTGCCCGCTGCTGATCATCGACGACCTCGGCGCGGCCAAGGCGTCCGAGTGGGTCGAGGAAGTGACGTACCGGCTGATCAACCGCCGGTACAACCACATGCTCCCGACGCTGATCACCACCAACCTGGCGATCAAGGACCTCCGGGCCCACCTCGGCGACCGCGTCACCTCCCGACTCGCGCAGATGACCACCCGGGTCGAGTTCGAGCCGGTCGACCGCAGACGCCACCGCCCCGCCGCCTGA
- a CDS encoding DUF2637 domain-containing protein has translation MTIASAPSTAHVTGWDRAVVIALGGAGCALSYDALQQMAVAIHVRGLLTYLFPLVIDGFIAYGIRALLVLRDAPLRARLYVWTLFGTATAASIWANALHAVRLNEENTSATGLRLGDTVVAVLSTIAPLALAGAVHLYILIARGPVKASDRSDRDGLGQLGHPGQPERLPVTRTDRVGRRQQSPGQVSAGQPATALTDRPRPSLDKQTLVTWTLTGDSAPADSGIPDSSHRDREPKAADLGGQPDTTPAVSDRQTVTEPVNGHPDNLPSATDRPVTPPPVTDGTPRATGGRRPDPDTEELLEIARSAVRAEDKLTRKVVAQAIRGQQIPLSSDTLTALMVQLRQQHGQSVTAPRN, from the coding sequence GTGACCATCGCGAGCGCGCCGAGCACGGCGCATGTCACCGGGTGGGACCGCGCGGTCGTCATCGCCCTCGGTGGTGCGGGATGCGCCCTGTCGTACGACGCCCTGCAGCAGATGGCCGTCGCCATCCACGTCCGGGGGCTGCTGACCTACCTCTTCCCCCTGGTGATTGACGGGTTCATCGCGTACGGCATCCGCGCCCTGCTGGTCCTGCGCGACGCACCGCTGCGCGCCCGGCTCTACGTCTGGACGCTCTTCGGCACGGCCACCGCCGCCAGCATCTGGGCCAACGCGTTGCACGCGGTCAGGCTCAACGAAGAGAACACCTCGGCCACCGGGCTGCGGCTTGGAGACACGGTGGTCGCGGTGCTGTCCACCATCGCCCCGCTGGCCCTGGCCGGAGCGGTGCACCTGTACATCCTCATCGCCCGGGGGCCGGTCAAGGCCAGCGACCGAAGTGACCGTGATGGCCTCGGTCAGCTCGGTCACCCCGGTCAGCCCGAGCGTCTCCCGGTCACTCGGACTGACCGGGTCGGCCGTCGGCAGCAGTCGCCCGGTCAGGTCAGCGCCGGACAGCCGGCCACCGCCCTGACCGACCGGCCCCGCCCGTCCCTGGACAAGCAGACCCTGGTTACCTGGACACTGACCGGGGACAGCGCCCCGGCGGACAGCGGCATCCCGGACAGCAGCCATCGCGACAGGGAGCCCAAGGCTGCTGACCTGGGCGGACAGCCGGACACCACCCCGGCGGTCAGTGACCGACAGACCGTCACCGAGCCGGTCAACGGCCACCCGGACAACCTCCCGTCGGCGACTGACCGGCCGGTCACTCCGCCACCGGTCACTGACGGCACTCCCCGGGCAACCGGTGGCCGGCGACCTGACCCGGACACCGAGGAGCTGCTGGAGATCGCCCGGTCAGCGGTCAGGGCCGAGGACAAACTGACCCGCAAGGTGGTCGCCCAGGCGATCCGCGGTCAGCAGATCCCGCTCTCCAGCGACACGCTGACCGCCCTGATGGTCCAGCTGCGCCAGCAGCACGGCCAGTCGGTCACCGCCCCCCGGAACTGA
- a CDS encoding plasmid mobilization protein: protein MGGEADDRAPREQQSPSQPAFPDRKPRRRTRNPSQRTHKTTTRLSDTEKTEITAAAKQRAVTVARFLAAAGLAVARGSTIVHTNEQLDAAIDELAALRTAISRVGNNINQIAFVYNAGGQPLPGELDRALTTVNRVLTRVDDTADTLVKKRL from the coding sequence GTGGGAGGAGAAGCAGACGACCGCGCCCCGCGCGAGCAGCAGAGCCCGAGCCAACCTGCGTTCCCCGACCGCAAGCCGCGCCGCCGCACCCGCAACCCGAGCCAGCGCACCCACAAGACGACCACCCGCCTGTCCGACACCGAGAAGACCGAGATCACCGCTGCCGCCAAGCAGCGCGCCGTCACCGTCGCCCGTTTCCTCGCCGCCGCCGGCCTCGCCGTCGCCCGCGGATCGACCATCGTGCACACCAACGAACAGCTCGACGCCGCCATCGACGAGCTGGCCGCCCTGCGCACCGCCATCTCCCGTGTCGGCAACAACATCAACCAGATCGCCTTCGTCTACAACGCCGGAGGACAGCCCCTCCCCGGCGAACTCGACCGCGCCCTGACTACCGTGAACCGCGTCCTGACCCGCGTGGACGACACGGCCGACACCCTGGTGAAGAAGCGCCTCTGA
- a CDS encoding relaxase/mobilization nuclease domain-containing protein yields the protein MVPKIRRGSRTHGLLVYLYGPGKRDEHTDPHLVGSWDGFAPDPGRDTSPDPDPKATLARLAAALDLRVKQAGDKAPAQHVWHCSVRTDPGDRTLTDDEWNTVARRLVHAVNLAPEGDPDGCRWVAVRHADDHIHILATMVRGDLRRPRMNYDFKKAQAECRRIEQEMGLRRLKPGDGTGAKKPTSAERFKAERTGRPETPRETLREAVRQAVAGAASEAEFFTRLREAGLRVKLRHAPSGDVLGYTVALPGDRNRDREPVWFAGSTLAPDLSYPKIQRRLADGTPETGPLLPEADSVRSDWSPPARGRRTATGVAERAAILLDSDDDDAAAQLVGVGELLDAVAQTSPAATRAELGAAARSFERATRSHVRAERADTRAIRSAARGIIQAGGALGRGEDGGTTAMLVSTLVLVALAAARWHSARGHAQQAEASRQTAEHLRAAYRQAAAAPMQALRDQGRALPEAQRRAYETTIRAALPGNRTRPGTSTKNDALAATLAQAEQAGHDPKALLQEAIAMRELDTAEDVNDVLVWRLRRLAQLPAHPGEATRRPQVGTGRATPPANPASVRTAPPASPRPTAPDPRNRPPRR from the coding sequence ATGGTCCCCAAAATCCGACGCGGCTCGCGCACCCACGGCCTGCTCGTCTATCTGTACGGCCCCGGCAAGCGCGACGAGCACACAGACCCCCACCTCGTCGGCAGTTGGGACGGCTTCGCCCCCGACCCCGGTCGCGACACGAGCCCCGACCCCGACCCCAAGGCCACCCTGGCCCGGCTCGCCGCCGCCCTGGACCTGCGGGTAAAGCAGGCCGGCGACAAGGCCCCGGCCCAACACGTCTGGCACTGCTCGGTCCGTACCGACCCCGGCGACCGGACCCTGACCGACGACGAGTGGAACACCGTCGCCCGCCGCCTGGTCCACGCGGTCAACCTCGCCCCCGAGGGCGATCCTGACGGCTGCCGCTGGGTCGCGGTGCGCCACGCCGACGACCACATCCACATCCTGGCCACCATGGTCCGAGGCGACCTGCGCCGGCCGAGGATGAACTACGACTTCAAGAAGGCCCAGGCCGAATGCCGTCGCATCGAACAGGAGATGGGCCTGCGTCGGCTCAAGCCCGGCGACGGCACCGGAGCCAAGAAACCCACCAGCGCCGAGCGCTTCAAAGCCGAGCGGACCGGCCGACCCGAGACACCGCGCGAGACGCTGCGCGAAGCCGTCCGCCAGGCCGTCGCCGGAGCCGCCAGCGAAGCCGAGTTCTTCACCCGCCTTCGCGAAGCCGGCCTGCGCGTCAAGCTCCGACACGCCCCCTCCGGGGACGTCCTCGGCTACACGGTCGCGCTGCCCGGAGACCGCAACCGCGACCGTGAGCCGGTCTGGTTCGCAGGCTCGACCCTGGCCCCCGACCTCTCCTATCCGAAGATCCAGCGCCGCCTCGCCGACGGAACCCCCGAGACGGGCCCGCTGCTGCCGGAAGCCGACAGCGTCCGGTCGGACTGGTCGCCGCCCGCACGGGGGCGACGCACCGCGACCGGGGTCGCCGAGCGCGCCGCGATCCTCCTGGACAGCGACGACGACGATGCCGCAGCCCAACTCGTCGGAGTCGGCGAACTCCTGGACGCGGTCGCCCAGACCTCCCCGGCCGCCACCCGCGCCGAACTTGGCGCCGCCGCTCGCTCCTTCGAACGTGCCACCCGCAGCCACGTCCGAGCCGAACGCGCCGACACCCGGGCGATCCGCTCGGCGGCTCGGGGCATCATCCAGGCCGGAGGCGCGCTCGGCCGAGGAGAAGACGGCGGCACCACCGCCATGCTCGTCTCCACCCTGGTCCTGGTGGCGCTGGCCGCAGCACGCTGGCACTCCGCACGCGGTCACGCCCAGCAGGCCGAAGCCTCCCGTCAGACCGCCGAGCACCTTCGAGCCGCCTACCGCCAGGCCGCCGCCGCACCCATGCAGGCCCTGCGCGACCAGGGCCGAGCCTTGCCCGAAGCCCAGCGCCGCGCCTACGAGACCACCATCCGCGCCGCCCTGCCCGGGAACCGCACCCGCCCCGGCACGAGCACGAAGAACGACGCCCTGGCCGCCACCCTGGCTCAGGCCGAGCAGGCAGGCCACGACCCGAAGGCCCTCCTGCAGGAGGCCATCGCCATGCGCGAACTCGACACGGCCGAGGACGTGAACGACGTCCTGGTCTGGCGACTGCGCCGCCTCGCCCAGCTCCCCGCCCACCCGGGCGAAGCCACTCGACGCCCGCAGGTCGGCACCGGTCGCGCCACGCCTCCCGCCAACCCGGCCAGCGTCCGGACCGCGCCCCCGGCCTCGCCGAGGCCCACCGCACCGGACCCGCGCAACCGCCCGCCGCGCCGCTGA
- a CDS encoding MAB_1171c family putative transporter codes for MTEVILLGLAVAVVWKLYQWSRAPHDAPLRSVTLCLLSAALSYPLAMPGGASGVDTVAGHGTAKLVQNVLLLLTVYFLMCFYLYSADGQAGRLRARREALLVAAVAVAITVAALSVPHNVFAGSFSTADMTIPQIAFFYGGAGLYLMYALGAAGRWTRRYARMSRRPHATGLWMAAVGLSTMAVACAVRAVFVAIRWSGGTVPQPLMAGVAFLLVVSILLFFVGVTYPGARSRVTSARLWMRRRRDHRRLAPLWQLLAEAYPENVLRPASSGLWDRWRARGVHRRYHRRIVECRDGLVDVSPHLADASEGIEVLDLPPAVLADRLRHAVDTIGKGALVPRPAVPLAVPKEADREADVRQLIAVSDALRLSA; via the coding sequence GTGACCGAAGTGATCCTCCTGGGCCTCGCGGTCGCCGTTGTGTGGAAGTTGTACCAGTGGTCGCGAGCGCCTCATGACGCGCCGCTTCGTTCCGTCACGTTGTGCCTGCTGAGCGCGGCGCTGTCGTATCCCCTGGCCATGCCTGGCGGTGCCTCGGGCGTCGACACCGTGGCCGGGCACGGCACCGCGAAGCTGGTGCAGAACGTGCTGCTTCTGCTGACGGTCTACTTCCTGATGTGCTTCTACCTGTACTCGGCTGACGGGCAGGCCGGTCGGCTCCGCGCCAGGCGGGAAGCCCTCCTTGTGGCAGCCGTGGCAGTGGCGATCACGGTCGCCGCGCTGTCGGTCCCGCACAACGTGTTCGCCGGCTCCTTCAGCACGGCGGACATGACGATTCCGCAGATCGCCTTCTTCTACGGCGGCGCCGGCCTGTACCTCATGTACGCCCTCGGCGCCGCCGGCCGCTGGACCCGACGCTATGCCCGCATGTCACGGCGACCGCACGCCACGGGTCTGTGGATGGCCGCCGTCGGCCTCAGCACGATGGCGGTGGCCTGCGCTGTCCGAGCGGTCTTCGTCGCCATCCGGTGGAGCGGCGGGACCGTGCCACAGCCGCTCATGGCAGGTGTCGCGTTCCTGCTCGTGGTGTCCATCCTGCTCTTCTTCGTGGGCGTCACCTATCCGGGGGCCCGCTCGAGGGTGACGTCGGCGCGGCTCTGGATGCGGCGCCGTCGTGACCACCGTCGGCTGGCTCCGCTGTGGCAGCTGCTCGCCGAGGCATATCCCGAGAACGTGCTGCGGCCCGCTTCGTCCGGGCTGTGGGACCGGTGGCGGGCGCGCGGCGTGCACCGCCGCTACCACCGACGGATAGTGGAGTGCCGTGACGGACTGGTCGATGTCAGCCCGCACCTGGCCGACGCGTCGGAGGGCATCGAAGTGCTCGATCTGCCCCCGGCCGTGCTGGCGGACCGCCTTCGGCACGCTGTGGACACGATCGGAAAGGGAGCCCTTGTGCCTCGTCCGGCGGTACCGCTGGCGGTGCCCAAGGAGGCCGACCGGGAAGCAGACGTCCGCCAACTGATCGCCGTGTCGGACGCACTGCGCCTGTCCGCCTGA
- a CDS encoding transcriptional regulator, with amino-acid sequence MLATPSGTLACPDTARQHRLAAQLADMIPGAATIRVSLTAPAQKWPHPHTVAKDAGGVTVELSRTTARVAARWIMRVWPDANWTRPHTLDLITATLTRSDLVGRGR; translated from the coding sequence ATGCTCGCCACGCCGAGCGGCACCCTGGCATGCCCGGATACGGCCCGCCAGCACCGCCTCGCGGCCCAGCTCGCCGACATGATCCCCGGGGCGGCCACCATCCGCGTCAGCCTCACCGCCCCCGCGCAGAAGTGGCCTCACCCGCACACCGTCGCCAAGGACGCGGGCGGGGTAACGGTCGAGCTGAGCCGGACGACCGCCAGGGTCGCGGCACGCTGGATCATGCGGGTCTGGCCGGACGCGAACTGGACCCGCCCTCACACCCTCGACCTCATCACCGCGACCCTCACCCGCAGCGATCTCGTCGGTCGGGGCCGCTGA
- a CDS encoding WhiB family transcriptional regulator — protein MTTTTISPARHRSLGDHTWQDQAVCQSTEYNPVDPDMFFPEPDETAKIAAAKSLCGQCPVRRTCLDAALEGGDTHGIRGGMTEEERGPLHENIASRLDYSRVNATVAGRDVHLTKAERRAVVRAAFRHGLTEQRLAWLLKISEEHAQKLYRETRRALRNRDLEQTTQNTPPPETDGKQLGRDDFGTAA, from the coding sequence ATGACCACCACGACGATCAGCCCTGCCCGCCACCGGTCGCTCGGTGACCACACCTGGCAGGACCAGGCCGTCTGCCAGAGCACCGAGTACAACCCGGTGGACCCCGACATGTTCTTCCCCGAGCCCGACGAGACCGCCAAGATCGCCGCAGCGAAGTCGCTGTGCGGCCAGTGCCCGGTCCGCCGCACCTGCCTGGACGCCGCCCTGGAAGGCGGCGACACCCACGGCATACGGGGCGGGATGACCGAGGAGGAGCGCGGTCCGCTGCACGAGAACATCGCCAGCCGACTCGACTACAGCCGGGTCAACGCCACCGTCGCCGGGCGCGACGTCCACCTCACCAAGGCCGAGCGCCGAGCGGTCGTCCGTGCTGCCTTTCGCCACGGCCTCACCGAACAACGCCTGGCCTGGCTCCTGAAGATCAGCGAGGAGCACGCCCAGAAGCTCTACCGCGAAACCCGCCGAGCCCTGCGCAACCGAGACCTGGAGCAGACCACGCAGAACACCCCACCCCCTGAGACCGACGGCAAGCAGCTGGGCCGCGACGACTTCGGGACGGCGGCGTGA
- a CDS encoding amidohydrolase family protein, with amino-acid sequence MLITAGRVLVGSGTYLDDGAILVEGDSITAVGPRAQVAEQAGQDVVRLAFPEGTIVPGLIDAHVHLAFDGGADPVATLHESSDDTLLTDMRRRAEQLLHSGVTTTRDLGDRNGLALRLDEEIARGITPGPRIVSAGTPATPPGGHCHFLGGEVSGVAEVRDLVRRNVTAGAGVIKAMVTGGGLTKDGPKSWQSQFTPEELQALVDEAHQAGVPVAAHAHGTDGIAAAVEAGVDTIEHCTWMTNDGFDLRQDVLKQIIDRDIAVCPAVSPHWQMLPRFFGEERAAAMFDLVRQMAEAGAKLIAGTDAGVQRAGFDGLVPALAFYAHLGLPNSKILDMATADAAGALGLGDTTGRIAHGFRADLLVVDGDPLEDLTALKAVRTVVAAGQRHEPRETTAQP; translated from the coding sequence ATGCTCATCACCGCAGGCCGAGTCCTCGTCGGCTCCGGGACGTACCTGGACGACGGTGCCATTCTCGTCGAGGGTGATTCGATCACGGCGGTGGGGCCGCGCGCGCAGGTCGCTGAGCAGGCAGGTCAGGACGTGGTGCGCCTCGCGTTCCCCGAGGGCACGATCGTGCCTGGTCTTATCGACGCGCATGTCCACCTCGCGTTCGACGGAGGCGCGGACCCCGTGGCCACGCTCCACGAGTCCAGCGACGACACCCTGCTGACGGACATGCGGCGCCGTGCGGAGCAGCTCCTGCACAGTGGGGTGACGACGACCCGGGACCTCGGCGATCGCAACGGCCTCGCCCTCCGCCTGGACGAGGAGATCGCCCGCGGCATTACTCCGGGCCCGCGGATCGTCTCGGCGGGCACGCCCGCGACCCCACCCGGCGGGCACTGCCACTTCCTCGGGGGCGAGGTCTCCGGCGTCGCCGAGGTCCGCGACCTCGTACGGCGCAACGTCACGGCGGGTGCCGGAGTGATCAAGGCAATGGTCACAGGAGGCGGTCTGACCAAGGACGGGCCGAAGAGCTGGCAGAGCCAGTTCACCCCGGAGGAACTTCAGGCCTTGGTGGACGAGGCCCATCAGGCCGGCGTGCCGGTGGCAGCCCACGCTCACGGTACGGACGGCATTGCCGCGGCCGTGGAAGCAGGTGTCGACACGATCGAGCACTGCACGTGGATGACGAACGACGGCTTCGACCTGCGTCAGGACGTCCTGAAGCAGATCATCGACCGGGACATCGCAGTCTGCCCGGCCGTCAGTCCTCACTGGCAGATGCTCCCCCGCTTCTTCGGCGAGGAGCGCGCGGCTGCCATGTTCGACCTCGTACGGCAGATGGCCGAGGCCGGCGCCAAGCTCATCGCCGGAACCGACGCCGGAGTCCAGCGCGCAGGGTTCGACGGACTGGTGCCTGCCCTGGCGTTCTACGCGCACCTGGGTCTGCCGAACAGCAAGATCCTCGATATGGCGACCGCCGACGCAGCTGGCGCGCTGGGGCTGGGCGATACGACGGGGCGAATCGCTCACGGGTTCCGGGCGGACCTGCTGGTGGTCGACGGAGATCCCCTTGAGGATCTCACCGCGTTGAAGGCGGTCCGGACGGTGGTGGCCGCAGGGCAGCGGCACGAGCCGCGCGAGACGACCGCACAGCCGTAG
- a CDS encoding helix-turn-helix transcriptional regulator: MSARHFDRHRVRTVRRAAEISQAEVAAALGVADSTVAGWESGDAIPDAEKLPALARVLNRELNDLFPRTGLPDLTDLRCDAGYYQYETAALIGTKSAGPVAGAERGERRLKDKYVPDLAAAYRVSEEELRRAEARSIAKAQETRGGQSAEDAGIVPASAGAPGTLSEKITLILERSYPGQQGPPTDSEIADAVNSHAGSKVITWEGVRDLRIGGAEMASPVVLEGLAAFFGVSPMYFQPDDAVARQVYEGLRLLSASRSGAVGRVRGRGTGTQGLPANVMEFVNDLVTELEQREPEANE, from the coding sequence ATGTCTGCTCGTCACTTCGACCGACACCGTGTGCGCACGGTGCGGCGAGCTGCCGAGATCTCGCAGGCCGAGGTGGCTGCGGCCCTCGGCGTGGCCGACTCGACGGTCGCCGGCTGGGAATCCGGGGATGCGATCCCCGATGCGGAGAAGTTGCCCGCGCTGGCCCGCGTCCTCAACCGAGAACTGAACGACCTGTTCCCGCGTACCGGACTGCCCGATCTGACGGACCTGCGGTGCGATGCCGGCTACTACCAGTACGAGACGGCAGCGCTGATCGGCACCAAGAGCGCCGGGCCGGTGGCGGGAGCCGAACGCGGCGAGCGGCGACTCAAGGACAAGTACGTTCCGGACCTGGCGGCGGCATACCGGGTGAGCGAGGAAGAGCTCCGGCGGGCAGAGGCCCGTTCAATCGCCAAGGCTCAGGAGACCCGAGGAGGCCAATCCGCCGAGGATGCGGGGATCGTCCCGGCCTCTGCGGGGGCGCCCGGCACGCTGAGCGAGAAGATCACTTTGATCCTGGAGCGCTCGTACCCCGGGCAGCAGGGGCCGCCGACGGACTCGGAGATCGCCGACGCCGTCAATTCTCATGCCGGGTCGAAGGTCATCACCTGGGAGGGTGTCCGGGATCTCCGGATCGGCGGCGCGGAAATGGCTTCGCCCGTCGTTCTTGAGGGCTTGGCCGCCTTCTTCGGCGTGTCCCCGATGTACTTTCAGCCGGACGACGCCGTGGCCCGTCAGGTCTACGAGGGCCTCCGGCTCCTGTCAGCGTCGAGGAGCGGGGCCGTGGGCCGGGTCAGAGGTCGGGGGACGGGCACCCAGGGTTTGCCAGCGAACGTCATGGAATTCGTCAACGACCTGGTCACGGAGCTGGAGCAGAGAGAACCGGAGGCGAACGAGTAG